The following proteins are co-located in the Micromonospora viridifaciens genome:
- a CDS encoding response regulator transcription factor: MGHHVLVVDDDRTVSDVVRRYLEQDGCRVRLSFDGADALAAVAAERPDLVVLDLMMPGLDGIEVCKRLRGRMPDLPVVMLTALGDEADRVAGLEVGADDYVTKPFSPRELVLRIRSVLRRAAPRAAGVPEVLRDGDLTADTERRVARLGDDHLALTVREFDLLAFLLRNPGRAWSRAELLDRVWGWRFGDQSTVTVHVRRLREKIEERPAEPRRIVTVWGVGYRYEPQGPDR, translated from the coding sequence ATGGGGCATCACGTGCTCGTCGTCGACGACGATCGAACGGTGAGCGATGTCGTCCGGCGTTACCTCGAGCAGGACGGCTGCCGGGTCCGACTGTCCTTCGACGGGGCCGACGCGCTCGCCGCGGTCGCCGCCGAGCGGCCCGACCTGGTCGTCCTCGACCTGATGATGCCGGGTCTCGACGGCATCGAGGTGTGCAAGCGGCTACGCGGCCGGATGCCGGACCTGCCTGTCGTCATGCTGACCGCGCTCGGTGATGAGGCCGATCGGGTCGCCGGGCTCGAGGTCGGCGCGGACGACTACGTGACGAAGCCGTTCTCCCCTCGGGAGCTGGTGCTGCGCATCCGGTCCGTGCTGAGACGCGCGGCGCCACGCGCCGCGGGAGTCCCGGAGGTGCTGCGCGACGGCGACCTGACGGCGGACACCGAACGGCGGGTCGCCCGGCTCGGCGACGATCACCTGGCGCTGACCGTGCGGGAGTTCGACCTGCTCGCGTTCCTCCTGCGAAACCCTGGGCGGGCCTGGTCGCGCGCCGAACTGCTGGACCGCGTGTGGGGCTGGCGGTTCGGCGACCAGTCCACCGTCACTGTCCACGTCCGGCGACTGCGGGAGAAGATAGAGGAACGCCCCGCTGAGCCGCGACGCATCGTCACCGTGTGGGGTGTCGGCTACCGGTACGAGCCACAGGGGCCGGACCGGTGA
- a CDS encoding sensor histidine kinase, whose product MKDLLLIGLYALIAGGTIGALGVAALRLMRHRSILAHVAVLLAVTVVSVAAGVTAVAQAMFLSAHDLQVVLVTVAASAAVTLAVGVAFARRLAQAAVWADQARQRERQLEAGRRELVAWVSHDLRTPLAGLRAMAEALEDKIVDDPATVAEYHHRIRVETDRMTRLVDDLFELSRINAGALRPALSPVPLGDIVSDAIAATAPLAADRRVRVLAPETGWPTVRAAEAELARVVTNLLVNSVRYTPPDGTVRIDAGRDEKDVWLAVSDTCGGIPEADLPRLFDMAFRGERARTPAPAGDGGGLTGGGLGLAIVRGLVEAHGGRVHAHNVAEGCRFVVRLPAAPTS is encoded by the coding sequence GTGAAGGATCTGCTGCTCATCGGTCTCTACGCGTTGATCGCCGGAGGGACCATCGGTGCGCTCGGCGTGGCCGCGCTGCGTCTGATGCGCCACCGGTCGATCCTCGCCCATGTGGCGGTGCTGCTGGCCGTCACGGTCGTATCGGTGGCCGCGGGCGTCACGGCGGTGGCACAGGCCATGTTCCTGTCCGCACACGACCTGCAGGTCGTGCTCGTCACGGTTGCGGCGTCCGCGGCGGTCACCCTGGCCGTCGGGGTGGCGTTCGCGCGGCGGCTGGCTCAGGCGGCGGTGTGGGCCGACCAGGCCCGGCAGCGGGAACGGCAACTGGAGGCCGGCCGCCGCGAGCTGGTCGCCTGGGTCTCCCACGACCTGCGCACCCCGCTCGCGGGCCTGCGGGCGATGGCGGAAGCACTCGAGGACAAGATAGTCGACGATCCGGCCACGGTGGCCGAGTACCACCACCGGATTCGGGTCGAGACGGATCGGATGACCCGCCTGGTCGACGACCTGTTCGAGCTGTCGCGGATCAACGCCGGTGCGCTGCGGCCCGCGCTGTCCCCGGTGCCGCTCGGCGACATCGTCTCGGACGCGATCGCCGCCACCGCGCCGCTGGCCGCCGATCGGCGGGTGCGGGTACTCGCCCCGGAGACCGGCTGGCCGACCGTCCGGGCGGCCGAGGCTGAACTCGCCCGCGTCGTCACGAACCTGCTCGTCAACTCCGTGCGTTACACGCCGCCGGATGGCACGGTGCGGATCGACGCCGGCCGTGACGAGAAAGATGTGTGGCTCGCTGTCTCCGACACCTGCGGCGGCATCCCCGAGGCGGACCTGCCCCGGCTGTTCGACATGGCGTTCCGGGGGGAACGGGCCCGCACCCCCGCACCGGCCGGCGACGGTGGAGGGCTGACCGGCGGCGGGCTGGGCCTGGCGATCGTGCGCGGTCTGGTCGAAGCACACGGCGGGCGAGTGCACGCGCACAACGTCGCCGAGGGGTGCCGCTTCGTCGTCCGGCTGCCGGCGGCCCCGACGAGCTGA
- a CDS encoding low temperature requirement protein A: MTRNVPRWDRGSLLRKGAAEQATFVELFFDLAMVFILSRLVEQAFDMLAEPHGASGWTVLGQSLLLFLPLMRVWTLTTYITARFDPRRPAVQGSVIASVFGVLIFGVSVSWAFDGRAVAFAGTYIVMQAGRTLAISLLATAPEVRTAYLRYFCWYAVISVPWLIGALRHGPARTALWALAVLVESVANARGWPVPRLGADLANLWATAARYLAERYQQLLMISFGEPLLSVGVTFTQVPASPYRITALIVAFLTTVLLWRLYFHVAGQLVDDAVLAASHPARTGRVAGVAHLIMILGVITTSVGHDLVEKHPHLHTPLTWSSVILAGPAIFLVGRSLLEYVVYARVSLPRPAGIVALVALIAPLALVPPLAVSGAAAIVLLLIAIADTRRSHRHPDEQPTPP; encoded by the coding sequence GTGACGAGGAACGTTCCGCGCTGGGACCGGGGCTCGCTGCTCCGAAAGGGCGCGGCGGAGCAGGCAACGTTCGTTGAACTGTTCTTCGACCTCGCCATGGTGTTTATCCTGAGCCGGCTGGTCGAACAGGCGTTCGACATGCTGGCCGAGCCTCACGGCGCGTCAGGCTGGACGGTATTGGGGCAGAGTCTGCTGCTGTTCCTGCCACTGATGCGGGTCTGGACATTGACCACCTACATCACCGCCCGATTCGATCCGCGACGACCCGCAGTGCAGGGATCCGTCATCGCCAGCGTGTTCGGTGTGCTGATCTTCGGCGTCAGCGTGTCGTGGGCCTTCGACGGGCGAGCCGTGGCCTTCGCCGGCACCTACATCGTCATGCAGGCCGGCCGAACCCTGGCGATCAGTCTCCTCGCCACGGCGCCCGAGGTGCGTACCGCGTATCTACGGTACTTCTGCTGGTACGCGGTCATTTCCGTCCCGTGGCTGATCGGCGCGTTGCGCCACGGGCCCGCCCGCACGGCGCTGTGGGCCTTGGCGGTGCTCGTCGAGTCTGTCGCGAACGCCCGCGGCTGGCCCGTGCCCCGACTCGGCGCCGACCTGGCGAACCTGTGGGCGACGGCTGCCCGGTACCTCGCCGAGCGCTACCAACAACTGCTGATGATCTCTTTCGGCGAGCCACTGCTGTCCGTGGGCGTCACCTTCACCCAGGTACCGGCCAGCCCCTACCGGATCACCGCACTGATCGTCGCGTTCCTGACCACCGTCCTGCTATGGCGCCTGTACTTTCACGTCGCCGGTCAACTGGTCGACGACGCGGTCCTGGCCGCCTCCCATCCGGCTCGCACTGGGCGCGTCGCCGGCGTCGCTCACCTGATCATGATCCTCGGGGTCATCACCACCAGCGTGGGACACGACCTGGTCGAGAAGCACCCCCACTTGCACACCCCTCTCACCTGGTCGTCCGTCATCCTCGCCGGGCCTGCCATCTTCCTCGTCGGCCGCTCCTTGCTGGAGTACGTCGTCTATGCCCGCGTCTCCCTGCCCCGCCCCGCGGGCATCGTCGCTCTCGTGGCCCTGATCGCCCCGCTGGCCCTCGTCCCACCACTGGCAGTCTCCGGTGCCGCCGCCATCGTTCTACTCCTCATCGCCATCGCCGACACCAGGCGCTCACACCGCCACCCCGACGAACAACCCACCCCGCCCTGA
- a CDS encoding NAD(P)/FAD-dependent oxidoreductase yields the protein MVDSPVYVIVGASLTGAKAAEELRTAGFAGRILLIGEETERPYERPPLSKGYLLGTDPRDKAYVHEPGWYDTHEVELLLGVRATGIDRAARTLLLSGRDPVRYDKLLLATGSRARRLDVPGADLPGVRYLRALPDADALLADLRTAKRAVVVGAGWIGLETAAAARHHGADVTVVEVDRAPLRRVLGDDVAAVFAALHRAHGVVFHFGAGVRQFRAGGVGRLAAVVLTDGTELPADLAIVGVGITPATELALAAGLTVDNGIAVDAGLRTSDPDIYAAGDVAALAHPLIDRRIRIEHWSNALNGGKAAARAMLGEPVTYDRVPYFFTDQYDLGMEYAGWVEPGGYDQVVFRGDAIIQDGASPQFLAFWVAGGRVLAGMNVNIWQVQDDIQALVRAGWAGREVDLGRLADSSVPLRALIP from the coding sequence ATGGTCGACTCGCCCGTGTACGTCATTGTCGGGGCCTCGCTGACCGGGGCGAAGGCCGCCGAAGAACTACGCACCGCCGGGTTCGCCGGTCGGATCCTGCTCATCGGCGAGGAGACCGAACGGCCGTACGAGCGGCCGCCGCTGTCCAAGGGATACCTGCTCGGCACCGACCCGCGGGACAAGGCATACGTACACGAGCCCGGCTGGTACGACACCCACGAGGTGGAGCTGTTGCTCGGGGTGCGAGCCACCGGGATTGACCGGGCCGCTCGCACCCTCCTGCTGTCCGGCCGAGATCCGGTGCGCTACGACAAGCTGCTGCTGGCCACCGGGTCGCGGGCCCGCCGCCTCGACGTGCCCGGCGCCGACCTGCCCGGAGTGCGGTACCTTCGCGCGCTGCCCGACGCCGACGCGCTGCTCGCCGACCTGCGGACGGCGAAGCGGGCGGTGGTGGTCGGCGCAGGATGGATCGGCCTGGAAACAGCGGCCGCCGCCCGTCACCACGGCGCGGACGTGACGGTGGTGGAGGTGGACCGGGCGCCGCTGCGCCGGGTCCTCGGCGACGACGTTGCCGCGGTGTTCGCCGCCCTGCACCGCGCCCACGGCGTCGTGTTCCACTTCGGCGCCGGGGTGCGTCAGTTCCGGGCCGGCGGCGTGGGTCGCCTCGCCGCCGTGGTGCTCACCGACGGCACCGAACTGCCGGCCGACCTCGCCATCGTCGGCGTCGGGATCACCCCGGCCACCGAACTCGCCCTCGCCGCCGGGCTGACCGTCGACAACGGCATCGCCGTCGATGCCGGGCTGCGCACAAGCGACCCGGACATCTATGCGGCAGGAGATGTCGCCGCGCTCGCCCACCCGCTGATCGACAGGCGGATCCGGATCGAGCACTGGTCCAACGCGCTCAACGGTGGCAAGGCCGCCGCCCGGGCCATGCTCGGCGAACCCGTCACCTATGACCGGGTGCCGTACTTCTTCACCGACCAGTACGACCTGGGCATGGAATACGCGGGCTGGGTCGAGCCAGGCGGCTACGACCAGGTCGTCTTCCGCGGCGACGCGATCATCCAGGACGGCGCATCCCCGCAGTTCCTCGCGTTCTGGGTGGCTGGCGGGCGGGTGCTCGCCGGGATGAACGTGAACATCTGGCAGGTTCAGGACGACATCCAGGCCCTGGTCCGCGCTGGCTGGGCCGGCCGAGAGGTGGACCTGGGCCGGCTCGCCGACTCGAGCGTGCCCCTGCGCGCACTCATCCCCTGA
- the folE gene encoding GTP cyclohydrolase I FolE, which translates to MTVTPMRVARQRPTRDLAAAERAAAAFLAALGVDLDRDGLAATPGRMARAYAELLTPREFALTTFDNDEGYDELVVARAIPIRSVCEHHLLPFVGVAHVGYLPGARILGLSKLARVVELFAHGVQVQERLTKQIAEWLTEHLQPKGVGVVVEAEHLCMTLRGVQAVGATTVTSSLLGTLRDDPRSRAEFFALTGLHTG; encoded by the coding sequence ATGACGGTGACCCCGATGCGGGTGGCCCGGCAGCGGCCCACGCGTGATCTGGCCGCCGCGGAACGAGCGGCGGCGGCGTTCCTGGCCGCCCTCGGAGTGGACCTCGACCGTGACGGGCTGGCCGCCACGCCAGGGCGAATGGCCCGCGCGTACGCGGAGTTGCTGACCCCACGCGAGTTCGCGCTGACCACATTCGACAACGACGAGGGCTACGACGAGCTTGTTGTGGCGCGGGCCATCCCGATACGCTCGGTGTGCGAGCATCATCTGCTGCCGTTCGTCGGCGTCGCGCACGTCGGCTACCTGCCCGGCGCACGGATCCTCGGCCTGTCGAAGCTGGCCCGGGTGGTAGAGCTGTTCGCGCACGGCGTCCAGGTGCAGGAGCGGCTGACCAAGCAGATCGCGGAATGGCTCACCGAACACCTGCAGCCGAAGGGTGTCGGGGTGGTCGTCGAGGCCGAGCACCTGTGCATGACCCTGCGCGGGGTGCAGGCGGTCGGGGCTACCACCGTCACGTCCAGCCTCCTGGGGACGCTGCGCGACGATCCGCGCTCCCGCGCGGAGTTCTTCGCCCTGACCGGCCTGCACACCGGCTGA